caaccacagctgctccaacaacaaacacagaagaagcaacgacaaccacagctgccccaacaacaactacagaagcagcaacgacaactacagctgcagtaacgacaaccacagctgccccaacaacaaccacagaagcagcaacgataacaacagctgcagcaacgacaaccatagctgcaccaacaacaaccacagaagcagcaacgacaaccacagctgctgcaaCCACAACCatagctgccccaacaacaactacagaagcagcaacgacaaccacagctgcagcaacgacaaccacagctgctccaacagcaaccacagaagcagcaacgacaaacacagctgccccaacaacaaccacagaagcagcaacgacaacgacagctgccccaccaacaaccacagaagcagcaacgacaacgacagTTGCCCCAaccacatccacagctgaagcaacgacaaccacagaagcagcaacgacaaccacagctgccacaaccacatccacagctgaagcaacgacaaccactgttgccccaacaaccatagaagcagcaacaacaaccacagctgctccaacaacaaccacagaagcagcaacgacaaccactgctgcagcaactacaaccacagctgaagcaacgacaaccacagctgctccaacaaccacAGATGCAGCAGTGACAACCACAGctaccacaacaacatccacagctgaagcaacgacaaccactgttgctccaccaacaaccacagaagcagcaacgacagctgccccaacaacaagagaagcagcaacgacaaccacagctgctccaacaacaaccacagaagcagcaacgacaaccacagctgccacaacaacatccacagctgaagcaacgacaaccactgttgccccaacaaccacagaaccAGCAACGACAACAGCTGCCctaacaaccacagaagcagcaacgacaaccacagctgcccaaaaaacaaccacagaagcagcaacaacaaccacagctgctccaacaacaaccacagaagcaggaacgacaaccacagctgcagcaacaacaaccacagctgctccaacaacaaccacagaagcaacgacagccacagctgccccaacaacaactacagaagcagcaacgacaactacagctgcagtaacgacaaccacagctaccccaacaacaacagaagcaacaacgacaaccacagctgccccaacaacaaccacagaagcaggaacgacaaccacagctgcagcaacaacaaccacagctgctccaacaacaaccacagaagaagaaacgacaaccacagctgccccaataACAactacagaagcagcaacgacaactacagctgcagtaacgacaaccacagctgcaccaacaacaaccacagaagcagcaacgacaaccacagctgctgcaaccacaaccacagctgccccaacaacaaccacagaagcagcaacgacaaccacagctgccccaacaacaaccacagaagcaacaccgacaacaacagctgcagcaacgacaaccacagctgctccaacaacaaccacagaagcagcaacgacaaccacaactgccccaacaacaaccacggaagcagcaacgacaaccacagctgcagcaacgacaaccacagctgccccaacaacaaccacagaagcagtaacggcaaccacagctgctccaacaacaaccacagaagaagcaacgataaccacagctgcagcatcgacaaccacagctgcaccaacaacaaccatggaagcagcaacgacaacgacagctaccccaacaacaaccacggaagaagcaacgacaaccactgctgcagcaactacaaccacagctGAAGAAACGACAACCAcatctgccccaacaacaaccaaagaaacagcaacgacaaccacagctgccccaacaaccacagaagcagcaactacaaccacagctgttccaacaaccacagaagcagcagtgacaaccacagctgccacaacaacatccacagctgaagcaacgacaaccactgttgccccaccaacaaccacagaagcagcaacgacagctgccccaacaacaacagaagcagcaacgacaaccacagctgcccaacaacaaccacagaagcagcaacgacaaccacagctgctccaacaacaaccacagaagcagcaacgacaaccacagctgcccaacaaccacagaaccaaccacagctgcagcaacaacaaccacagcagcagcaacgacaaccacagctgcagcaacaacaaccacagctgccccaacaacaaccacagaagcagcaacgacaaccacagctgccccaacaaccacagaagcagcaacgacaaccacagctgcagcaacgacaaccacagctgccccaacaacaaccacagaagcagcaacgacaaccacagctgctccaacaacaaccacagaagcagcaacgataaacacagctgcagcaacgacaaccacagctgccccaacaacaaccacagaagcagcaacgacaaccacagctgcagcaacgacaaccacagctgccccaacaacaaccacagaagcagcaacgacaaccacagctgccccaacaacaaccacagaagcagcaacgacaaccacagctgcagcaacgacaaccacagctgccccatcaacaaccacagaagcagcaacgacaaccacagctgcagcaacgacaaccacagctgccacaacaacatccacagctgaagcaacgacaaccactgttgccccaacaaccacagaagcagcaacgacaaccacagctgttccaacaacaaccacagaagcagcaacgacaaccacagctgcagcaacgacaaccacagctgccccaacaacaaccacagaagcagcaacgacaaccacagctgctccaacaacaaccacagaagcagcaacgacaaccacagctgccccaacaacaaccacagaagcagcaacgacaaccacagctgcagcaacgacaaccacagctgctccaacaacaaccacagaagcagcaacgacaaccacagctgccccaacaacaaccacagaagcagcaacgacaacgacagctgccccaacaacaaccacagaagcagcaacgacaaccacagctgcacccaaccacatccacagctgaagcaacgacaaccacagaagcagcaacgacaaccacagctgccaacaacaaccacagctgcagcaacgacaaccacagctgctccaacaacaaccacagaagcagcaacaacaaccacagctgctccaacaacaaccacagaagcagcaacgacaaccactgctgcagcaactacaaccacagctgaagcaacgacaaccacagctgccacaacaacatccacagctgaagcaacgacaaccactgttgccccaccaacaaccacagaagcagcaacgacaaccacagctgctccaacaacaaccacagaagcagcaacgacaaccatagctgccccaacaacaaccacagaagcaggaacgacaaccacagctgcagcaacaacaaccacagctgccacaacaacatccacagctgaagcaacgacaaccactgttgccccaacaacaaccacagaagcagcaacgataacaacagctgcagcaacgacaaccacagctgcaccaacaacaaccacagaagcagcaacgacaaccacagctgctgcaaccacaaccacagctgccccaacaacaaccacagaagcagcaacgacaaccacagctgccccaacaacaaccacagaagcaacaccgacaaccacagctgcagcaacgacaaccacagctgctccaacaacatccacagctgaagcaacgacaaccactgttgccccaacaacaaccacagaagcagcaacgataacaacagctgcagcaacgacaaccacagctgcaccaacaacaaccacagaagcagcaaggacaaccacagctgctgcaaccacaaccacagctgccccaacaacaaccacagaagcagcaacgacaaccacatctgccccaacaacaaccacagaaacagcaacgacaaccacagctgccccaacaaccacagaagcagcaacgacaaccacagctgctccaacaaccacagaagcagcagtgacaaccacagctgccacaacaacatccacagctgaagcaacgacaaccactgttgccccaccaacaaccacagaagcagcaacgacaaccacagctgctccaacaacaaccacagaagcagcaacgacaaccactgttgccccaacaacaaccacagaagcagcaacgataacaacagctgcagcaacgacaaccacagctgccccaacaacaaccacagaagcagcaacgacaaccacagctgccccaacaacaaccacagaagcaacaccgacaaccacagctgcagcaacgacaaccacagctgctccaacaacaaccatagaagcagcaatgacaaccacaactgccccaacaacaaccacggaagcaacaacgacaacgacagctaccccaacaacaaccacggaagaagcaacgacaaccacagctggcacaacaacatccacagctgaagcaacgacaacgacagctgccccaacaacaactacagaagcagcaacgacaaccacagctgcagcaacgacaaccacagctgctccaacaacaaccacagaagcagcaacgacaaacacagctgccccaacaacaaccacagaagcagcaacgacaacgacagctgccccaccaacaaccacagaagcagcaacgacaacgacagTTGCCCCAaccacatccacagctgaagcaacgacaaccacagaagcagcaacgacaaccacagctgccacaaccacatccacagctgaagcaacgacaaccactgttgccccaacaaccacagaagcagcaacaacaaccacagctgctccaacaacaaccacagaagcagctaCGACAACCACTGctgcagcaactacaaccacagctgaagcaacgacaacaacatctgccccaacaacaaccacagaaacagcaacgacaaccacagctgccccaacaaccacagaagcagcaacgacaaccacagctgctccaacaaccacagaagcagcagtgacaaccacagctgccacaacaacatccacagctgaagcaacgacaaccactgttgccccaccgacaaccacagaagcagcaacgacagctgcaccaacaacaacagaagcagcaacgacaaccacagctgccacaacaacatccacagctgaagcaacgacaaccactgttgccccaacaaccacagaagcagcaacaacaacagctgccctaacaaccacagaagcagcaacgacaaccacagctgctccaacaaccacagaagcagcagtgacaaccacagctgccacaacaacatccacagctgaagcaacgacaaccactgttgccccaccaacaaccacagaagcagcaacgacaaccacagctgctccaacaacaaccacagctgcagcaacaacaaccacagctgccacaacaacatccacagctgaagcaacgacaaccactgttgccccaacaaccacagaagcagcaacgacaacaacagctgccctaACAACCatagaagcagcaacgacaaccacagctgcagcaactacaaccacagctgcccaaacaacaaccacagaagcagcaacaacaaccatagctgctccaacaacaaccacagctgcagcaacgacaaccacagctgccccaacaacaaccacagaagcagcaacgacaaccacagctgccccaacaacaaccacagaagcaacaccgccaaccacagctgcagcaacgacaaccacagctgctccaacaacaaccatagaagcagcaacgacaaccacaactgccccaacaacaaccacggaagcaacaacgacaacgacagctaccccaacaacaaccacggaagaagcaacgacaaccacagctggcacaacaacatccacagctgaagcaacgacaacgacagctgccccaacaacaactacagaagcagcaacgacaaccacagctgcagcaacgacaaccacagctgctccaacaacaaccacagaagcagcaatgacaaacacagctgccccaacaacaaccacagaagcagcaacgacaacgacagctgccccaccaacaaccacagaagcagcaacgacaacgacagTTGCCCCAaccacatccacagctgaagcaacgacaaccacagaagcagcaacgacaaccacagctgccacaaccacatccacagctgaagcaacgacaaccactgttgccccaacaaccacagaagcagcaacaacaaccacagctgctccaacaacaaccacagaagcagctaCGACAACCACTGctgcagcaactacaaccacagctgaagcaacgacaacaacatctgccccaacaacaaccacagaaacagcaacgacaaccacagctgctccaacaaccacagaagcagcagtgacaaccacagctgccacaacaacatccacagctgaagcaacgacaaccactgttgccccaccgacaaccacagaagcagcaacgacagctgcaccaacaacaacagaagcagcaacgacaaccacagctgccacaacaacatccacagctgaagcaacgacaaccactgttgccccaacaaccacagaagcagcaacaacaacagctgccctaacaaccacagaagcagcaacgacaaccacagctgctccaacaaccacagaagcagcagtgacaaccacagctgccacaacaacatccacagctgaagcaacgacaaccactgttgccccaccaacaaccacagaagcagcaacgacaaccacagctgctccaacaacaaccacagctgcagcaacaacaaccacagctgccacaacaacatccacagctgaagcaacgacaaccactgttgccccaacaaccacagaagcagcaacgacaacaacagctgccctaACAACCatagaagcagcaacgacaaccacagctgcagcaactacaaccacagctgcccaaacaacaaccacagaagcagcaacaacaaccatagctgctccaacaacaaccacagctgcagcaacgacaaccacagctgctccaacaacaaccacagaagcagcaacgacaaacacagctgccccaacaacaaccacagaagtaGCAACGATaacaacagctgcagcaacgacaaccacagctgcaccaacaacaaccacagaagcagcaaggacaaccacagctgctgcaaccacaaccacagctgccccaacaacaaccacagaagcagcaacgacaaccacatctgccccaacaacaaccacagaaacagcaacgacaaccacagctgccccaacaaccacagaagcagcaacgacaaccacagctgctccaacaaccacagaagcagcagtgacaaccacagctgccacaacaacatccacagctgaagcaacgacaaccactgttgccccaccaacaaccacagaagcagcaacgacaaccacagctgctccaacaacaaccacagaagcagcaacgacaaccactgttgccccaacaacaaccacagaagcagcaacgataacaacagctgcagcaacgacaaccacagctgccccaacaacaaccacagaagcagcaacgacaaccacagctgccccaacaacaaccacagaagcaacaccgacaaccacagctgcagcaacgacaaccacagctgctccaacaacaaccatagaagcagcaacgacaaccacaactgccccaacaacaaccacggaagcaacaacgacaacgacagctaccccaacaacaaccacggaagaagcaacgacaaccacagctggcacaacaacatccacagctgaagcaacgacaacgacagctgccccaacaacaactacagaagcagcaacgacaaccacagctgcagcaacgacaaccacagctgctccaacaacaaccacagaagcagcaacgacaaacacagctgccccaacaacaaccacagaagcagcaacgacaacgacagctgccccaccaacaaccacagaagcagcaacgacaacgacagTTGCCCCAaccacatccacagctgaagcaacgacaaccacagaagcagcaacgacaaccacagctgccacaaccacatccacagctgaagcaacgacaaccactgttgccccaacaaccacagaagcagcaacaacaaccacagctgctccaacaacaaccacagaagcagctaCGACAACCACTGctgcagcaactacaaccacagctgaagcaacgacaacaacatctgccccaacaacaaccacagaaacagcaacgacaaccacagctgccccaacaaccacagaagcagcaacgacaaccacagctgctccaacaaccacagaagcagcagtgacaaccacagctgccacaacaacatccacagctgaagcaacgacaaccactgttgccccaccgacaaccacagaagcagcaacgacagctgcaccaacaacaacagaagcagcaacgacaaccacagctgccacaacaacatccacagctgaagcaacgacaaccactgttgccccaacaaccacagaagcagcaaaaacaacagctgccctaacaaccacagaagcagcaacgacaaccacagctgctccaacaaccacagaagcagcagtgacaaccacagctgccacaacaacatccacagctgaagcaacgacaaccactgttgccccaccaacaaccacagaagcagcaacgacaaccacagctgctccaacaacaaccacagctgcagcaacaacaaccacagctgccacaacaacatccacagctgaagcaacgacaaccactgttgccccaacaaccacaaaagcagcaacgacaacaacagctgccctaacaaccacagaagcagcaacaacaaccatagctgctccaacaacaaccacagctgcagcaacgacaaccacagctgctccaacaacaaccacagaagcagcaacgacaaacacagctgccccaacaacaaccacagaagcagcaacgacaacgacagctgccccaccaacaaccacagaagcagcaacgacaacgacagTTGCCCCAaccacatccacagctgaagcaacgacaaccacagaagcagcaacgacaaccacagctgccacaaccacatccacagctgaagcaacgacaacgacagctgccccaccaacaaccacagaagcagcaacgacaacgacagTTGCCCCAaccacatccacagctgaagcaacgacaaccacagaagcaggaacgacaaccacagctgcagcaacaacaaccacagctgctccaacaacaaccacagaagcaacgacagccacagctgccccaacaacaaccacagaagcagcaacgacaacgacagTTGCCCCAaccacatccacagctgaagcaacgacaaccacagctgccccaacaacaaccacagaagcagcaacgacaaccacagctgccccaacaacaacaacagaagcaggaacgacaaccacagctgcagcaacaacaaccacagctgctccaacaacaaccacagaagaagcaacgacaaccacagctgccccaataACAactacagaagcagcaacgacaactacagctgcagcaacgacaaccacagctgcaccaacaacaaccacagaagcagcaacgacaaccacagctgctgcaaccacaaccacagctgccccaacaacaaccacagaagcagcaacgacaaccacaactgccccaacaacaaccacggaagcagcaacgacaaccacagctgcagcaacgacaaccacagctgccccaacaacaaccacagaagcagtaacggcaaccacagctgctccaacaacaaccacagaagaagcaacgacaaccacagctgcagca
The sequence above is drawn from the Sander lucioperca isolate FBNREF2018 chromosome 17, SLUC_FBN_1.2, whole genome shotgun sequence genome and encodes:
- the LOC118493653 gene encoding mucin-5AC-like, which encodes TTAAPTTTTEATTATAAPTTTTEAATTTTVAPTTSTAEATTTTAAPTTTTEAATTTTAAPTTTTEAGTTTTAAATTTTAAPTTTTEEATTTTAAPITTTEAATTTTAAATTTTAAPTTTTEAATTTTAAATTTTAAPTTTTEAATTTTTAPTTTTEAATTTTAAATTTTAAPTTTTEAVTATTAAPTTTTEEATTTTAAATTTTAAPTTTTEAATTTTSAPTTTTEAATTTTSAPTTTTETATTTTAAPTTTEAATTTTAAPTTTEEAVTTTAATTTSTAEATTTTVAPTTTEAATTTTAAPTTTTEAATTTTAQPQKQQRQPQLPQQHPQLQQPQKQQRQPQLQQRQPQLP